tttttttggctcgAAAAGATTTATCACGATAGAGACAGGGCCACTAAGTCAAAGTTTTGAAGTGTGCCATGCGCAATGCTAATTAGGAAGTTCCTCAAAAGCTGCCGTGGGCCTTCTATGGTCAGGTTTTTGGGAAGCTCCCCCTAAGAAGAAAATTCGGACATAAAACAGCAACAGTTCACaaatttccatgaaaaaaaagtCGCTAAAAGttatcattaattatttttatcctCAGTAATTTCTAAAATCCTTGTTCTCTACATTATTTTTGATGATGGATGGAAAGTACTGAGTTTTCCAAATCTCAAGACTTAAATTCTAGAATAATTTAAACAAAGAATGCAAAGTATAAATTTATAAACGAGAGGAGGGAAAGTGTAATTAAAGGGTACTTAAAGGACAAAATTTTTTACCCCTAATATATTTAATCATAACTCTCACCACTCTtagtgggaaaaaaataatatatgctgGCATGAATGatcctttttttcttgacaGCGAGAAAGCTACCTCATCCAGGTAAACCCTAAATTCATGAACTACCCTAGAAGGTAAAAGGCAATCCTTCCCATGACCTTTTTAAGCATCGAGGCGATGAAGACTGGTAGGAAACTTCAATGTGAATTTAAAGATGACGCTAACTGCTCTACTTCGTTGACCTCTCTAATGCCTGTGCTGTTCACACAAATAATCATAGTAGTGTTGTTTTCATATACCGTAAGAAGCATGGGCTTGGCCTTTAAGGAATGGACGCTTGATCTGAATGAGTGCGAAACGCATGCATTTGCCATAAAAAGTATGCAACTTCTCTAGGATAGGAATGCATTTCAACAGGAGCCTGTAATTGCTCTATAAACATATACTTTTTGACACCCTGTTTTTGTAGGCcataattgattaaaattttttatttgtccatgttcaaaaaatagaataattagcTGGTTGGCGAAGTTAGGTACTAAACCCACTATTCTCATAATCAAACATAAGCACATCTTATTTGACCTTGCCTCCTTGAAATTTCAGATTTTATTTGACCTTCATACCGATATattatttatgatattttttctttttatatttaatgatttataaataatttttttctttttatatttaatgaTTTGGTGGTATCtaaacaaacttttttttttttttgagcaaggtATCTAAACAAACTTTCACACGCATCAATTAGCTCACCTTCCTGAGCCATCTTAATAGCACATTcccacttctctctcttctgaGCCTGTTCTGGTTTAATGATGATAAGACTTGGTCCCACGCCCGACCAAGTTCTTCCGAGAAATTGAGTCGACAGAAATGAAATTAAATCGAATGAGACGAGACGAAATACAACGGCAGCTTCTtcgaagaaagaaagagcacTCAAGTGCTTAAAAAGTCTTTTGGTTCACACCATCACTTGATATTGTTGTCCTGCACGGAAGAACTTTTGTTTCCTCTCCGCTCTCTACACTTTGTTTCGACCCTTCTGGGCATTCTTGTTTAATCCTCTGCTGGTCACGAACCAAGCCATGCCCATCGCTGAGGTCTTTCTTGGCGCCTTTCTTCAGGTGCTATTTGATAGGTTGGCCTCTCATGAACTTCTCAAACTTGCGCAACACAAGGGTATCGATGCACTACTAAAGAATTGGGAGAAGAAGCTGACCAGTATTGACCAGGTGCTGATTGATGCAGAGGATAGGCAACTGACTGGTGATCGCGGGGTGAAGTTGTGGCTCGAAGATCTCAGGAACTTAGTCTACGACATGGAAGACTTGCTTGACGAGCTTGTCACAGAATCTGCAAAAAACAAGTCTGAGGCAGAACCCAGCAAGGTGCCTTTCCTTCTTCCAAGTTGTTGCTTCAATTTGAGCTCGAGAGCATTTATGTTCGATCGTAAAATGAGATCCAAGATGGAAGAGATGGATAATAGACTAAAGGATATCATCACTCGGAAAGATATTATGCGCCTGACAGAGTATAATGGGCAGCGATCAGCATACCGCCCACAGAATTTGCCTTTTCCCACTACGCATTTGACCGAGGAATTATTCATTGGTAGGGAGAATAAAAAGATGGAGATCCTCGAATTACTGACcggagaagaagacgatggaacATATATGGATATAAAAAAGATTCCCATTGTAGGGATGCCGGGTCTTGGGAAGACGGCTCTCGCTCAGCAAGTCTTCAATGATGATAGAGTCGCTAACTATTTTGATGTGAAAGCATGGGCTTGTGTTTCCGATGATTTCGACGTGTTTTCCATTACAAGGAGTATCCTAGAGACAACCAACCCCCAGTTGGCCCGTGAATGTAAAACCTTGAATTCGCTTCAAGACGAGCTCACAAAAAACCTTTCGGGGAAAAAGTTTCTTGTTGTATTAGATGATCTTTGGGACAAGAATTATGAAAACTGGATTTTCCTCTTGAAGCCTTTTCGATCGGGTGTGAAAGGAAGCAAGATCATAGTCACGACTCGTGACCGCGAGGTGGCTTCAATGGTCGATGCTCAGTTGATAACTCTAGAAGTGCTGACACTAGATTATTGTATGGAGTTGTTCGCATTTCATGCACTTGGAGTTCGAAATTTCAATCATCATCCCAATCTTGAAGTATTAGGCCGAAAAATAgtggaaaaatgcaaaggttTGCCATTAGCCGTGAAGGCATTGGCTGGGCTGCTACGCACTACAAACAATCCCCGTGAATGGGAAGATATATTGAATAGCAAGATTTGGGATATACCAGAAGATAGAATTAACGTCCTTCCAGCTTTGAAACTTAGCTACCTCCATCTCCCTTCCCATCTGAAGAGATGTTTCGCTTACTGTGCTATATTTCCCAAGGACTATGAAATCCAACGGGATGAATTGATTTGCTGGTGGATTGCAGAGGGCTTGGTGGAggcaaaagaagcaaagaatcAGTGGAATGCAGGTTTAAATTATTTCAACGACCTAGTAAATAGATCGTTATTTCTAAAGTCGGGTAGCAATGAATCACAATTCTTGATGCATGATCTCGTGAATGACCTGGCAAAACTAGTTGCAGGTCCAACTCATTTTGACTTGGGGGAGTTTAAGGGTGATCACAGTAATATATCTTTAGTTCGTCACGCCTCATTCATACCCAGTACATACATTCTACcagaaaaattcaagatataTCATGGAATGAAGGGACTCAGGAGCTTCATATCATTAGATAAATCATTTATATATTACAACGTGTCCCAAAAAGTGCTATGTGACCTGTTGTTGGCATTGAAGTATTTGAGGGTGCTTTCATTAAGTCACTACTCGATAAATGAGATACCATATTGCATAGGCGAACTGATGCACCTAAGGTACCTTAATCTATCATATACAGGTATTAAAATGCTTCCAAAGTCAATTGTTGCATTGTACAACCTAGAGGCTTTGATGTTGGGAGGGTGTCATAACCTTTTGGAATTCCCAAAAGGTATGGAGAAACTAATCAATCTCAGATTTCTCGACATTAGCAACACTACAAGTCTAAAAGTGACGCCGCTATATATAGGTAAGTTGGTGGGTCTTGAAATGATGTCGAAGTTTGTAGTGGGAACGGGAAATGGCTCAAGGTTAGAGGAGTTAAAAGACCTAGAGATCCTTAGAGGGGAATTGTGCATCTCTGATTTGCATATGGTTCGAGAAGCCAAAGATGCCCGCGATGCCAATTTATGTGTGAAGAAGGGAATATGCCGGTTGACCATGCGGTGGAgtacaaattttgaaaattcccGAAATGAAGAGCTTGAAAGAGAGGTCCTTAACTTTCTTTGCCCTCACCAAAACCTTGAAAATCTCACAATATTCTGTTATGGTGGCCTAAAATTCCCATCATGGTTAGGAAGTCCCTCACATGATAAGCTAGTGCATTTACATTTACACGGGTGTCAGAAGGTCAAAACATTACCATCGCTCGGACTACTACCTTCCTTGAAAGAACTGTACATCAAAGATTTAAATGCAATATGCACAGTAGGGTCAGAATTTTATGGAAGTAATAGTCCTTTTCCGTCCTTAATAACTTTGAAAATCGAGGGCATGCCATTGTGGAAGGACTGGTCTCATTGCGTCGGCATCGAAGAAGTTATATTCCCTCATCTTGAGCATCTCGTCATTTCTCATTGTCCTATGTTGATCGGAAGATTGCCTAGTCAATTAAGCTCCCTCATAAAGCTTGAAATCTACTCTTGTCCGCATATGGATGCCTCGCTCACTATCACGAGCCTTCCATCTCTCAATGAATTAGAATTCAAAGGTTGTAATGAGGGGGTGCTACAGAGTTTGGTAAGCTCGGCATCTCTAACTACTCTAACCATAGATGATGTTATTGAACTGGCTTGCTTAAATCATGGATTGACAAGCTCCTTGATCAAGCTAGAAAAGTTGAAGATCGTGGGGTGTACAAAGTTAAGATATTTGTGGCAAGACGGAGATGCAATTCGGAATCTTAATTGTTTGAAGAGCTTAGTTGTATGTAGATGTCCGGAATTCATACattttgtggctgaagaagGAGATATAGAGCTGCCTGGCAGCCTCGAGACTATTGAATTGCAAGAGTGCATCAAGTTAGAGAAGCTTCCAAGCAAAGTTGATGTTGTTGAACTGGCTTGCTTAAATCATGGATTCACAAGCTCCTTAATCAAGCTAGAAAAGTTGAAGATCGTGGGGTGTACAAAGTTAAGATATTTGTGGCAAGACGGAGATGCAATTCGGAATCTTAATTGTTTGAAGAGCTTAGTTGTACGTAGTTGTCCGGAATTCATACATTTTGTGGCTGAAGGAGATATAGAGCTACCTGGTAGCCTTGAGACTATTGAATTGCAAGAGTGCATCAAGTTAGAGAAGCTTCCAAGCAAGATGCACACTCTCTCCTCTCTTAGAGACTTGACGGTTCGTATATGTCCAAAACTCGTGTCCTTTCCAGAAACAGGTATACCTACATCAATAATATCATTAAATATCGAGAATTGCGAGATGTTGCAATCTTTACCTAGAGGATTAAGTGCTCATCTAGATGAACCAAGCAGCAGCAGTAGCAATACCCGCCGTGACATTATATCTTTTCTACAAGACTTAAGAATCTCCGGATGCAATTCTTTGCCATCCTCTCCATTCAGCGAGGTTATATTTTTACCCACGACCCTCAAGAGACTTAACATTCATGACTGCAGGGGGGTGGAGTCGCTCGCGGAGATAAATCTAGACCCTTTTCAGTCTCTTCAAGAGATTGAAATTGTCAGATGTGAGAATTTGAGAAGCTTACCCCAGGGTCTGCACACGCTGTCTCAGCTCAGTTCCTTGGGGTTAGCTGCCTGTCCTGCTCTAGAGGTTGAGTgcttccctcctcttcctcccggTATCTCAATATTTAGTCTTAGGAGTTGTCCGAAGATAAAATCGTTACCTAATCAGTTGTATCGGCTCGCATGTCTCCGATATCTGTTAATTTGGGATTGTGAGAGATTCACGCGCTTCCCCGACGGAGGATTGCCGCCCCAGCTAGAGAGACTTGAGCTTATTGGATGCGAGAATATGAAGCAGCCGGTGAGGGAGTGGCTCACCCCGCTCACCTCCCTTGAGAGGCTAGATATCGACGGCAGGGTGGGAGGAGtgggagaggaggaggatctTGTGCTTCCGCTCCCTTCCTCTCTGCTCTATCTCAACATCTTACGTATGGGGAAAGTGGAAAGACTGTCCAGcagtctccctccctctctccggAGCTTATGGATCTCCTATTGCCCGAAGCTGAGGGAGTTGCCCCAggatggcctccctccctccctagaAGACCTCTGGATCTTCAATTGCCCGATTCTGCAGAAGCGATGCAAGAAAGGGACTGGCTACTATTGGCCCCTCCTCCGCGAAATCCCAGATATTCGAGGAGTCTGAGGCCTGGCTCTTTCATCATCTGTGTCCTTCCCCCGTTGTTGTGTGCACCTCCATCGCCACCGCTGCTTCGGCTCTCCACTCCGTCGTCGTCCTCAcctccttctccatctccatctccatctcatGAATATATTCCAATTAATACAGGTTTCGATCTTTTCGATTACTACTCTTCAATACTCGTAGTCACTTCTCTTCTCAGATTTGGCATCACTTCCCCCCTCTCCTTTTTGAACTTCTTCTTCTCATGTTTTCATCGCTTCAGCCAAAATTTGGATTTCtcagttgctttttttttttttttttttttggcattctGAGCAGTTCTCCGCAATTCTCCGATTCTTTCGTTCTCGCTGTGCTCCGCCTCATTCTCCAAGATTCTCTCAATCCTGCTCGCCTTTCAGATTACATTGAAATTCCCATCGGTGAAGTTTGCCGGCACCGTGCCTAGGAGGAGAAGATGCTGAAGTGGGGACCCTGGGATGTGAGATTGCTCCTCATTTTAGAGACGAAGGGGAGATGCCAACTGCAGGCTCTGCTGTTCTTAACATCTTTGACCTTTTTGTGGGAACTCTTTCCCATGGTTAGAGTTGGTTCTCAAATCACTTGCGGGGGATAGAGGTATGTATAATATGTTCTCTTTCCCTGTTCATTAAGTGTCTGTTCTCCCCTGATATTCAATTCATTGGACATAATTTATATGATAGATAAATAGCAGAAgacaagttttgaaaatttgtgaaagTTGCATCACATCAAAAAAGCATAGCTCAGAACGTCAGATGGATAGAGCAAGTTCATGTCATGTTAATGGCAATTAGGTGCTTCAAATCCTCTTTCCTGCTTTAGTCTGGAAACTCCATTTGAA
The nucleotide sequence above comes from Eucalyptus grandis isolate ANBG69807.140 chromosome 2, ASM1654582v1, whole genome shotgun sequence. Encoded proteins:
- the LOC120290692 gene encoding putative disease resistance RPP13-like protein 1, translating into MPIAEVFLGAFLQVLFDRLASHELLKLAQHKGIDALLKNWEKKLTSIDQVLIDAEDRQLTGDRGVKLWLEDLRNLVYDMEDLLDELVTESAKNKSEAEPSKVPFLLPSCCFNLSSRAFMFDRKMRSKMEEMDNRLKDIITRKDIMRLTEYNGQRSAYRPQNLPFPTTHLTEELFIGRENKKMEILELLTGEEDDGTYMDIKKIPIVGMPGLGKTALAQQVFNDDRVANYFDVKAWACVSDDFDVFSITRSILETTNPQLARECKTLNSLQDELTKNLSGKKFLVVLDDLWDKNYENWIFLLKPFRSGVKGSKIIVTTRDREVASMVDAQLITLEVLTLDYCMELFAFHALGVRNFNHHPNLEVLGRKIVEKCKGLPLAVKALAGLLRTTNNPREWEDILNSKIWDIPEDRINVLPALKLSYLHLPSHLKRCFAYCAIFPKDYEIQRDELICWWIAEGLVEAKEAKNQWNAGLNYFNDLVQLILTWGSLRVITVIYL
- the LOC120290863 gene encoding putative disease resistance protein At3g14460, with the protein product MKGLRSFISLDKSFIYYNVSQKVLCDLLLALKYLRVLSLSHYSINEIPYCIGELMHLRYLNLSYTGIKMLPKSIVALYNLEALMLGGCHNLLEFPKGMEKLINLRFLDISNTTSLKVTPLYIGKLVGLEMMSKFVVGTGNGSRLEELKDLEILRGELCISDLHMVREAKDARDANLCVKKGICRLTMRWSTNFENSRNEELEREVLNFLCPHQNLENLTIFCYGGLKFPSWLGSPSHDKLVHLHLHGCQKVKTLPSLGLLPSLKELYIKDLNAICTVGSEFYGSNSPFPSLITLKIEGMPLWKDWSHCVGIEEVIFPHLEHLVISHCPMLIGRLPSQLSSLIKLEIYSCPHMDASLTITSLPSLNELEFKGCNEGVLQSLVSSASLTTLTIDDVIELACLNHGLTSSLIKLEKLKIVGCTKLRYLWQDGDAIRNLNCLKSLVVCRCPEFIHFVAEEGDIELPGSLETIELQECIKLEKLPSKVDVVELACLNHGFTSSLIKLEKLKIVGCTKLRYLWQDGDAIRNLNCLKSLVVRSCPEFIHFVAEGDIELPGSLETIELQECIKLEKLPSKMHTLSSLRDLTVRICPKLVSFPETGIPTSIISLNIENCEMLQSLPRGLSAHLDEPSSSSSNTRRDIISFLQDLRISGCNSLPSSPFSEVIFLPTTLKRLNIHDCRGVESLAEINLDPFQSLQEIEIVRCENLRSLPQGLHTLSQLSSLGLAACPALEVECFPPLPPGISIFSLRSCPKIKSLPNQLYRLACLRYLLIWDCERFTRFPDGGLPPQLERLELIGCENMKQPVREWLTPLTSLERLDIDGRVGGVGEEEDLVLPLPSSLLYLNILRMGKVERLSSSLPPSLRSLWISYCPKLRELPQDGLPPSLEDLWIFNCPILQKRCKKGTGYYWPLLREIPDIRGV